Proteins from one Stegostoma tigrinum isolate sSteTig4 chromosome 17, sSteTig4.hap1, whole genome shotgun sequence genomic window:
- the LOC125459290 gene encoding dispanin subfamily A member 2b-like, with the protein MEYRSDQMAVNPCPYPYQEQKQYGQAMTSTVVNVGPNVSSVRDHFLWSMFNFFYLNFCCLGSMALVFSVKSRDRKVVGDVEGAKNYGSTSRSLNIASTTLSILVIIIIIALLIGGIISIPSHRGYNMG; encoded by the exons ATGGAATACAGAAGTGACCAAATGGCAGTGAACCCTTGCCCTTACCCTTACCAGGAACAAAAGCAGTACGGCCAGGCGATGACCAGCACCGTCGTGAACGTAGGACCGAATGTGTCCTCGGTCCGGGATCATTTCCTCTGGTCCATGTTCAACTTCTTCTATCTGAATTTCTGCTGCCTCGGCTCCATGGCGCTGGTGTTCTCGGTTAAA AGCAGAGATCGGAAAGTCGTGGGAGATGTAGAAGGAGCAAAGAACTATGGATCTACATCACGAAGTCTCAACATTGCATCCACAACACTGAGCATCCTTGTCATCATAATCATCATTGCATTACTCATTGGTGGCATAATAAGCATTCCGTCACACCGTGGATATAACATGGGTTAA